AATTATGCCACCTAATTTAGCAATTTTTTTAGTCAAACTataaatttgttagattaggGAGTCGACCGAGTTCAAACTTACGTATTGATGCAATGACAACACTCATCGCTACCATTGTGGTAAAAAGTCACTTGCATTTAGTGATGCAAAATTTATTTGGTTTTAGTTTTGTGACCCCGGAAGAGGATCCTTTTCGGATCCACTTGATGAAGATCTTAGGAATCCCTACATTctaaccgttcatcgtacatcgtacaacaaattttcatcaaatactatttgtgtttaatttaaaattaaatacacgATAATAATTAAGATATGAGAATCTCTACAATCGTTACAATTTGAATCTGGATGATCCAAATCCTTGTGACGCCTTCACAACTGCCACAACTATCTGCATCACTTAAAATTCAGTGCCATGGTTGGTTGCCCTCCTGTCCTTTTCCCTCCTCTTCTCACAAACCTGCTGGCGGAAGAGGACCCAACTCCGTTGAATCATTATCCAACGCGAACCAAGAGCCCCTTTTTTTTGTACttgattgtctgccctcccatttcggtgcctttttcgtgccctcctgttttgtgtggtcacggttaagtcacgttaatattttatattatttttttataaaaataataaaataaaaagaaatagtaatataaaatattgacgtggcttaaccgtgaccacaaaaacaAGAGGACACGGGGAGGGCATCACAattagagggcagacaatccaagtccttttttttttccttttttttttctttgagaaaAAAGAAAGCTTAAATAATAGAGCCTCTCGGACAACCAGTACACTCATTCATTCCTCACACTCGCAAGCACAATTTTAAACCAATGAGGGCCTCggaatttcaattattttttcattgtttttttatgttttgattaattttagagagttttaacgaaaactccacgatactgttcattttaacaaaaaaccatatttttacactaaaaagtcaaacctggtactattcattttaccctttattttgtccttatcgttaaaactcaaagttttaaaatcattttcattagttttcctttaattttatcATTGCCAACTTGACTTGGTGGACGAGCATACGTTGATGACTTGACCTTAATGTACAAAATTGCTTGCCTATAAAGTAGAAaatttgtatcatctctctaCTAGAAATGAAAAATACATGTGTTAGAGAGCGCTTTCCCTATTAAAGATGTGGTATAAATAATGATACAAATACGTGATTAGTGTAGTCGGTGTAGTATTACTCTTTTCTaatgttattttaatgtttttgttcctagCAGAGAAAATTGCTTGGCTTCTCCCACGGATAAGGATCCACTTTGTAAGGATTCGGGAATCAATCATGTCCGTTCACTGTATATCGTACGATTATttttcgttaagtactatttatattcaattttaaaataatttttaaccgtaCAATATACAACGAACATACACGATTGATGGATCATTcagatcctcacaaaaagggTCCGAAGAGGATCCTATTCCTTTTCCCACATGTGAGCAATTTGAATAGTTTTTACTTATTATTGCCAGTAACTATAATGAACTATaccatattatttaattaaagatTAAGTCAAACCTCACTATCATATCACTGTCAATTGTAAATTCGGCCAATCAAAGATTCaaaattgaaactttgaaaTCCTTTGGAGTCGCACATAATATGAGGTTGGGCTTTATCGGCTATTTCATCGTGTGAAATTGGAGGAGCCTAAGTTTAAAAACCATCAATAAAAAACTTGCAGTGACTGAATTACTTAAACCACTCGTGCTAATGTCCGTTGATTCTTAAAACATATCTAATACATCAAGTACCGCCATCTCCTTCCTCGACGGAATGCTTTTGCTAACATAGAAGCTGCTATGTCCCTCTCCTCTTGAGAACCCTTCTTCGCCCACTGTAGTGGGAATCTGGAGACTAGAGTTTCCAAGTCCTTGGCCATGAGCACAAATGCTTCTACTTTTGTCAGACTTTTGACATGTTTGCTGGAGACTGGAAGTTCGGTGAAATAGTCTGATGACCGATCAAAAAGCTCTTTCCCGTAAAAGTGACCTTTCACGAGGCGCTCGATGGACATTGATGAGAATCTTTGCCCAACTTTACTATCACTCGACCCGTAGGTCCACATTGTCCCATCGATAATGAACACAATGCAATCCAGTGGATCTCGAAAAATGAAGCTGTTCTCACCGTACGTCACTGGCTTCAGAcagtcgcaaatcaatgtgaaCACTCTTTCATTCATGTCTTTAAGCTTATCTACCTATACACATGCGCGCGCACGCAGACATACATCATCAGAACAACGTTGCAGTGAAGATGGATGCAGTTAATAGACGGAGAGAGATCAAGTTTTGAAGAACATACTGTTCCAAGTGTCTTCATGAAAAGAAAGCGTTTTATCGATTTTTGGGTTTGCCAGGGAAGAATAAGGAATGGCTTGTGGACATCagtatccttgtctttgttcaaCGTTTCCTCTATGCTATTCGTGATTTCGTTCTTCATATCATCAGGGAAATTATTTTcatgggtaaaagactgtttaccaccttatgtttcgtggttttcaacatttagtacatcaagtttttttcgtcccagagtcatacctaaaatgtaaattttgggacagtctcatacatctgctagtcaaactgttagttctcccgttaagtgatgacgtggcaccctgattggacgccacgtctcattaaaaaaaaattatttaaataaaaataatattaaaaaatatttaaataaatatttaaataaaaaataaataaataaataaaatatatatatatatatatatatatatatattttttttttttttttcttcttcttctaggttcggttttattttttattttttccttcttcttcattctccttcctcctcattcttcttctccttcttcttcttcttctgggttcggtttctctctctttttttttttttttttttcttcttcttcctcctctttctccttcttcttctttctctttcctcctctttctccttcttcttccttctccttccttctccttcttcttctccttcttcttcttccttcaccttcctcctcattcttcttctccttcttcttccttcttcttcctcttcttttccgggttccttttttttttttctgtttttttccttctcctccttccttcttaaaaaggaagaagaaggagaagaagaatgaggaggaaggagaaggaagaagaaggagaaggaggaggaagaagaagaagaaaaaaaaaaagaaacaaaaaagagagagaaccgaacccagaagaagaagaagaagaaaaaaaaaaaaaaaaagagaagaaggaaaaaaaaatattttattattattttattatttaaatatttatttaaataatttttaatattatttttatttaaataaattttttatttttttaatgacacgtgacgtCCAATCAGggtgccacgtcatcacttaacgggagaactaacagatgtataagactgtcccaaaatttacactttaggtatgactctgggacgaaaaaaacttgatgtactaaatattgaaaaacacgaaacatgagggtagtaaacagtatTTTACCCTATTTTCATATATCCACTTGACTACATCTAGCATCTTCAACCGATTCTTCCGTCTCGTCTCCTCGCCTTCCACTGCTTTTTGTCTCCTCTCCTCTGTTTTTGTAGTTTGCATCTGCATAAAAGTCTGTCTCGCCACAAATCAAACAATTACTTAATATACTTGAAGATTGTTGACAGTTAAAGTACAGAAAGATTCAGTATACCAACCTGCACGTTTCCAATGAGATATAGAAACAGTAAAAACCAACGACAGAAATGAGAATTGCAAACAAGTTTTCCCACACACGTCAGATTCGTCCCAAAATTActgcaaaattttatacaatgtTGCAGAATTAGatgaccccaaaaaaaaattcgttACATATTTTCAAAAAATTGTTGATTGTCAATGGATGTACTGTGAACCTTAGATTTCGCAAGCCCCACCAGAAAGTGTAAAATAACTTCTTTCTGAACTTTATATGCTTTGAGTTATGATTTTTAAGGGAATCGAGAAAGATTCCAAAATTAAGTGGTGGTAAGGCACTATCTGAAGTATCTAACGGGCAATGCTCGTTTAGAAATGTTATATTCCTCCCCTACTGCAATCGTTGGACCCAAGTTCTTCATGCAATGTAACTTAACCACATTCCCTTCTTGCCTATAAGGAACCTTAGTATAAAATATAGAGTAAGAAATAGTTATACTTTACAAATAGCATCCATTTCATCAAGATTATCACATGCAAACCACTCTAGTCTCCTAGGGAATTAAGGACATAATGACATTAGCAATTATTGAAAAACCAACCTAAGTTCAATTGACATATATTTTTTCCTTACCATGAGCCATTTGATCATTCTCACCATCAGCAAATAGATCTCTAACATTTTTCTCAGTTTCACCAACAAACTTGCCCAAAATTTCAGGGCCATTAACAATCTAGCACAGTTCACAAAAACAGAAATCTCATCAATCACCAATGCAGATAACAAGTAACTTATATAAGGATAAGTTGCATATCCAAAATCATGCAGACATGCTCAAATAGCTTTGGAACCTTAAAATAATGTACTAGCATCAAAATAATGTGTTAAATCGGCATGGTTCAATATTTATAGCTGACATAACTTATAATCGATTTATTACCCAAGCATATTATGAAAAATAAGAATACAAGATTGTGACAATGAATACCTAGTTCTTAATTTCATCTCAGTTTCATGTGTCATTAATTGGTTAAGTCTTATTTGATATTACGGCTGAAACATAGAAAAGTAATCATTCAAACGAACAGAACAAATTCTTAGTCCTAAGAGAATTGCAACTCTCAGAAATTTGATTATCAAAGAAAAGGTGGATCAAACTCCAAACCTTTGGTTCTTTCCCGTTCAACATCCTTCCGATTTGACGATCCATGAGAGTAAAAAAAAGAGGCCATAATTCAAATAACACCCTAGTTTGAGAAAAAAGAAAGCATCAAATGTTGCGTAATGGATATGATCCAAAGTCCAAACACATCCAAACTCATACATGCATAATGTtcgttctttttctttcttttgaaaatTAGACTCAGAAACTTCCCAAAATATTAACATGCTTTTAATCATTTCATTAACTGTGTTTATTAAGCACTGTTAGAATACTAATACAAAAGATAGAAAACTAAATATCATGAGTAAAGCCTACTTATATTTCATGTAAGGCTCGAAATACCTTATGTGAGACTTTCATTTCTCAAGTATAAACATTAGCAAGCTGTAAGAAACTTCACTCCACTTTTGTCATTCCAGAGAGTACCTATAAGTTACAATATTGTAGATACACATTTGTACCTGAGAACTATTTAGGTGAGCTTCCATTGTGGGTAGAGTGCCAGATACCTTTTTTTAGTAGTCCGCCAACGAGTTATCTAAAGAATTTAAACCAACAAGTTATCTAAAGAATTTAAAAGCCAATATATTGCTTAGGAATAATGAAAATCACAAATTTGATTTTGTAACGAGCCGTATAAATGATAAATATCACATTATCATTCAAGACCAAAAATATGAGTCCTTTTTCAATCTCTTGGCGAAAACTCAAAAGGACTCAATTTCAGAAGGGTTTTTTCACCCATATGCACATTTGGGTTTCATTACTCTCCTCGCATCAATTTAAAAGGTACATAATTCTAGTTTCATGTACAAATAAGATAATTATCACAAATATTTCCAATGTAATCAAATAATGAATGTAAAGACAATACCAAAGCATCTGAAAACATAcgcagataaaaaaaaaatccaagaacAACACATACCGCCGTAGGGAATGCCACACTACAAGGAAAATTTACGCAAGGCCTTGACATCATTGGGGGTGCACACATTGTAACCTTCAAGTACCGCTTGATTCACTTTAGAAATTAAATGCAGTCTTCCAATGTAGAACAATTTTCAATCCAAATTAGATGAGAAAGGCTTCAGACTCTCCTGCAGAGTTCCATCAATTAGACTCCAACAAAATTAGCATATTTATATTACATCTAAAGCCTAAAACCAACTATCAAACTCAcatttctttgattttctttataaaaCAAACTTGTACACAAATCAAACGAATTTAAGCACAATCTCAATTCAAGCTCCAAATAATTAGTGAGAAAAAGGTGAATCACTTACAAGGTTCCCTAAGGAGAAGTTGAGTTTCTTGTAGGATGAAATAtagataggaaaaaaaaaaacacacacacacacacacaaaagttgttaaaaatacacaaaaatcATAGAAAAATAACAAAGGAAAAGCCCAGATCCAAGATGAGTCCGTGATGCGGCTGACAAACGGCATCCATCGGCTGAGTCTGAGAAAGGCAGAGATGAAAGAGGCAAAAATGGGTTTGTTTGAATCTgaaccaaatcaaatccccttttgattataaccaaaaagagaaaagagctCAGTTCCTCTTCTGTTTCAAacgaaccctaaccctaaccttAAAATTAATCACAAATTATTAACTAAATTAACCAATACTAGTTCAAAGTTCTTACCATTTTACCTGGAACAAAGTGGAGATGAAGGAATCACATTATGCAGGCACTGAACTGAAGGGAACTGGGGATGAGATGAGAGTTAAGGCCGACTGATTTGCAGATTCTGTGTGAAGGAGGAGGATTTGCAGAGTCTGAGAATATGTGAACTCGACTTAAAACTTAAGTTGAGACCCAACAATTCACAGTGTGTGTGAACTTTGAAGGGGAAGGATTTGCAAATTCTGTTTCTGCGTGAGATGTGACTGGAGTTGAGAATTAAGATGAGAggtgaaagagagaaagagagtctGGGGTTGAAGAGAAACTCGGTTCGATTGGGAAagggagagcgagagagaggagaggtTGGGTTTGAACGGGGAAATAACGAGAGGCTTTTCTCATTTCGtttaaaacattattttaaacaAATGGCACAAAAAATCTACCTTTacattaaatatattaaattatagGGCACGATTACATTTATAGTGTCAttgcaaattaataaaaaaattccatTTCTGACATTAAAGGCACAAAAGTCATGGTTCTGTGCCCAATAATGTGATTGTGTCCATTTCTCTTAACATTGGGCACAATACATGGTGCCCATTACAGAATGAGCACTTTCCATACTATTGGTGTTTAAACAGACATGAACACCTAATTTGTCTCCCTAATTTTGTGCCCAAAGgccatttttcttgtagtgcAGACAGTTTCAGTGAACTCCCAGTCTCCAGCAAACATGTCAAAAGTCAGACAAAGGTAGAAGCATTTGTGCTCATGGCCAAGGGCTTGGAAACTGTAGTGTCCAGATACAAAATACACTGGGACTTGCTCAAATGTAACAATCCTGAAGAGAAGGAAAAGGTGGCACTTTCTACTATTCGTCATCGTTAACATGAATAATCTGCGTACTCATTGTTCAATAAAAAGACTGCACAAGATCGCCATGTCTAAGGCAGATGCATATCTAGGTGctctttatttttattgaacGCTAAAAGATTAATCGTGACGATGACCTAACACCTAAACAAAGCCTAAACTGCCATTGACAGCAACTTTTGGAACATGGAGTGCAACAAAATGTGAGAGACTCATTGTTTGATTGCCCACTTGAGGGAAAAGCCAAGCAATTTACTGCACGAGGGACAAAAACATCGAATTAACATCAAGACAAAATATTGGCTTATAGGCTCGTTTGGTTTCACACTTGGCAAACGAGCAATTTTCTACATAATATAGCAATATAATGACTATCTAAGTCAAGCCGTCAACCAATATTCTTATCCACCAAGTCAAGCCGTTAATGGTGAAATtaatcaaaaaatgaaaaatgaaaaaaagaaaaagaaaaaagggtaaTGCTATCCACGTATGACGTATGTAGATTGCACCACCcaaaaattattgaaattcCGAGATCCAGTTTGGTTTAATATTGTGACTGCAATTGTGAAACATGCCCTGCACTTTGACGCTAAGACCTCGTTTGGTAGCCCGTATAAGAGATCGGATAGGATAGTTAATACGGTTCCAGGTGTTTGGTGCAATTCTGTACTAAATAGTACCCGTATTACTTATACTGGGCCCACACATTTATCCTGTGTATGCCCGTTTATTTATTCTTCCAAAAACCTTCGTATAATTAGTCGGTTCCATCAGTCTTACTCCATCGCTCACACTCTCTCAGATCGTTCTGCTAGGTCGCTGTTGTTGCCATCGCCAATCCCGGATTTGTCTTCcttattttcttctccttcgTCTTCTATCTCTCCTCGTCGTGGTACCCGCACGAGTTCGCATGTCACCGGTCCTGGGAATTTTTTGGTTGCAGAACTTTTGTTTTGCGATTTGTAATTTGGGGATTTTTTGTCAAAGTAATTTGGGAAATTTACATTAGCATAGTTTTTGTTAACCATTTGTTGTCATAATGCTTTGTTAAAGGGTTGAAGGAAAGATTTCATAATGCTTTGTTGTCATAATGCTTTGGCAGAAGAAACCCAGGTGAAAGAGGCTCCGGTAACAGAGGTTCTGGAGTGGGTTCTGGGCATGGTGGAGTCGAGAAAGGACCGGAGCTCGGTGTCGCTGGTGTGCAAGGGTATGGTGGAAGAACAGCCGAGTACCCACTGCTGGAGGAGCTCCAGCTGAAGAGGATGAGAGTCTGGAGATGTTGGGTGTTTGTTCTGGTGGGTTCAAAGCTCTTTCGCTTGTCAGCTGTGATGGGTTCAATACTGATGGAAAttgtttttcataaaaataataacaatacAATTTATCCGGTATAATACCAAACACAATATTAAATAGTCGGTCTTTAATCCGATATTacaccaaacgcccgactaatttagtcagtactatccggtgactatttatcctatccgattGAAATAATCAGTACAATCCGAGTtaccaaacgaggcctaagtGTACTGACGTCACCGTGATGTCAGCATTGTGTCATTTGGCTTGGGGGCTGGGCTGGTTAATAATTGACTAGGTGAGCAACTGGGCTCACTTGGAGCCCAGTGGATTAGAAGATACGGAAGCCCTTTTTTTGGGGGTGGGGGTCCGCCCAGGGGGTGTGGTGGGGGGAGGTGGTGATTTAATTTGGCAACGCTGTAGTTGCTCTTCGAGGTGGGGAGTTGGGAGTGGCCTAAGTCTCATAATTGATTAGCAATAATgtgttcaaattcgtctttgatgaGAATCTAAACTAagactctcacttacaagtgaaaataaatAGCATCTGATCATAGTATTAAGTGACAAACTTTGTATAATATTCAAGAAGAAACATGCGAAGGATCCAAATtcataaaataatagttttgtGGGTCCCACACACGTGGCACACATGTGTCACACGCCGTCATTAATTGGGTGCATTTTTTCTTATCTCAAGTGGTTGTAATGCTCACTGCCTATTTATTATCAttagagtttaaattttgaaatttatattTATTCCTTACACGTACTCGAAATTTAAATTCATCACCATTAATTTTGGGTGAAATTTAAATAGTGATAGAAAATGTAATCATCACCATTAGTTTTGGGTGGAACAAAATATTCCCTCATGAGCTAGCTACtccaacttttttctttttttttggatcCAAAAGGAGAATGTATTAAAAGGGTAAACCCCGTCGAGAACGACAAGGGAGGCTAAAAAGTAGTCTAGCCCCCAAGAAAAGACTATGAACAAGGCAACTAAAAAGACCAAACAGTGGTTAAAAAGAGTTAGTGGTCCGACAGAGATTATAACAAAGATATAAAGCGTAACTTCTGTCCAAACCCTAGGCAGCCCGCTAGCCTGGAAAAGCACAAAAAGACAGCTAGCTATTCCAACGTGATCAACACCTTTGCTTCATTTTCCACGTTGGTGGGTTATCCCGAGGGCGATGGGTTGTCTGCCACTTCTATTTACATATTCTTCGCATCCCTTTctattttgtgtggttacgATTAAACTACgtaaacatt
This region of Malus domestica chromosome 07, GDT2T_hap1 genomic DNA includes:
- the LOC114825924 gene encoding cyclic nucleotide-gated ion channel 1-like, encoding MEAHLNSSQIVNGPEILGKFVGETEKNVRDLFADGENDQMAHGWYTESFCTLTVNNLQVDKLKDMNERVFTLICDCLKPVTYGENSFIFRDPLDCIVFIIDGTMWTYGSSDSKVGQRFSSMSIERLVKGHFYGKELFDRSSDYFTELPVSSKHVKSLTKVEAFVLMAKDLETLVSRFPLQWAKKGSQEERDIAASMLAKAFRRGRRWRYLMY